From one Lycium ferocissimum isolate CSIRO_LF1 chromosome 5, AGI_CSIRO_Lferr_CH_V1, whole genome shotgun sequence genomic stretch:
- the LOC132056080 gene encoding uncharacterized protein LOC132056080 isoform X3 yields the protein MALSLSASLFDPWLNNQHHTNSLPKPVQLNTVSTVPFCVPSLSITVSPVTPITPTPKLDKDKSDHSYNHLFPSLSFSNILFFKSAYNVQVIPGENEPEEKLIGRFRREVLRAGVIQESKRRRFFESTQEKKKRKSRDAARRNRKRMGEA from the exons ATGGCCCTTTCTCTGTCAGCATCCTTGTTCGACCCTTGGCTCAACAACCAACATCATACAAACTCCCTTCCCAAACCTGTGCAACTCAATACTGTTTCAACCGTCCCTTTCTGTGTTCCATCTCTCTCGATTACAGTGTCACCTGTAACTCCTATAACCCCAACACCAAAACTCGACAAAGACAAGTCTGATCACTCTTACAACCATCTGTTCCCTTCACTTTCATTTTCCAatattctcttctttaaatcAGCATATAATGTTCAGGTTATACCTGGGGAAAATGAGCCTGAAGAGAAGCTCATTGGCCGCTTTCGTAGAGAGGTTCTCAGGGCTGGAGTTATCCAAGAAAGTAAGCGCCGAAGATTCTTTGAATCAACtcaggaaaaaaagaaaagaaagtctCGTGATGCTGCCAGACGAAACCGCAAAAG GATGGGAGAAgcataa
- the LOC132056078 gene encoding nucleoside diphosphate kinase 2, chloroplastic-like isoform X1 yields MEGLSVVRASPCVSSSAISSKTSSLSCAPSCRLILNPIKNHHTLAAFQPSFHLFASTQSLHHASKKNHTARIFLPHLVASMEEVEETYIMIKPDGVQRGLVGEIISRFEKKGFKLTGLKLFQCPKELAEEHYKDLQSKSFFPKLIDYITSGPVVCMAWEGIGVVASARKLIGATNPLNAEPGTIRGDLAVQTGRNVVHGSDSPDNGKREIALWFKEGELCSWTPAQEPCLTE; encoded by the exons ATGGAGGGTCTTAGCGTTGTAAGAGCAAGTCCTTGTGTTTCTTCTTCTGCAATTTCTTCCAAAACCAGCAGCTTATCCTGCGCACCTTCTTGCAGGCTTATCCTTAACCCCATCAAGAATCACCACACTTTAGCTGCATTTCAACCATCATTTCATCTTTTTGCAAGTACCCAATCTCTTCACCATGCCTCCAAAAAGAACCATACAGCTCGTATATTCCTTCCCCACTTGGTTGCTTCCATG GAAGAAGTTGAGGAGACATACATTATGATTAAGCCTGATGGTGTTCAAAGAGGACTG GTTGGGGAGATTATTTCAAGATTTGAGAAAAAGGGGTTTAAGCTTACTGGATTGAAGCTTTTTCAATGCCCCAAAGAATTGGCAGAG GAGCATTACAAGGACCTACAGTCGAAATCATTCTTCCCCAAGCTGATTGACTACATTACTTCTGGTCCTGTTGTCTGTATG GCCTGGGAGGGTATTGGTGTTGTAGCATCTGCACGTAAGCTAATAGGAGCAACTAATCCTCTTAATGCCGAGCCTGGAACAATCAGAGGAGACCTCGCTGTTCAAACTGGAAG AAATGTGGTGCATGGAAGTGACAGCCCTGACAATGGCAAGCGTGAAATAG
- the LOC132057569 gene encoding GRAS family protein RAD1-like — protein sequence MTDDMANVFLSLEPCNVDQIVYDPLENGLYLTHKQLSYSLNPYTSVLKRNAANVMISTLSNQSGDFKRLRRTPSLGESLGSNSSFYSTDSSSSNCSIPRNDSTNSVNTLSLPSRLHFRDHVWALNQRYLAAEAIEEAAADILNQEEENGEGMKLVQLLITCAEAVACRDKSRASVLLSELRASSLVFGTSFQRVASCFMQGLADRLALVQPRGTVGYVATPAMNKTDIALEKKEEALRLLYEICPHIQFGHFVANCSILEAFEGESFIHVVDLGMSLGLPHCQQWRRLIQNLANRPGPPPHRLRITAVGQNIEKFEIIGDELEAYARTFSINLEFSAVESNLENLKPKDIKVYDGEVLVVNSILQLHCVVKESRGALNSVLQVVHELSPKILVLVEQDSSHNGPFFLGRFMEALHYYSAIFDSLDVMLPKYDTRRAKIEQFYFAEEIKNIVSCEGPARVERHERVDQWRRRMSRAGFQAAPIKMVSQAKQWLAKVNAYEGFTITEEKGCLVLGWKSKPIVAASCWKC from the coding sequence ATGACTGATGATATGGCCAATGTTTTCCTATCCCTTGAGCCTTGCAATGTTGATCAAATTGTGTATGACCCTTTGGAAAATGGCCTTTATCTGACTCACAAACAACTGTCTTATTCTCTTAATCCTTACACATCTGTTTTGAAGAGAAATGCTGCTAACGTGATGATTTCAACTTTGTCCAATCAAAGTGGTGATTTTAAAAGGCTGAGGAGAACCCCAAGTCTTGGTGAATCTCTTGGAAGCAATAGCAGCTTTTATAGTACTGATAGCAGTAGCAGCAATTGCAGTATTCCAAGAAATGATAGCACTAATAGTGTTAATACCTTGTCATTGCCATCGAGGCTTCATTTTCGCGATCATGTTTGGGCGTTAAACCAAAGGTACCTTGCTGCTGAGGCTATTGAAGAGGCAGCAGCTGATATACTTAATCAAGAGGAGGAAAATGGGGAAGGCATGAAATTAGTCCAGCTTTTAATTACCTGTGCTGAAGCTGTGGCTTGTAGGGACAAATCCCGTGCCTCGGTGTTATTATCGGAGCTACGTGCCAGTTCCTTAGTATTTGGTACGTCTTTCCAGCGTGTAGCATCCTGTTTCATGCAGGGGCTAGCTGACCGGCTGGCTCTCGTGCAGCCACGTGGCACAGTCGGTTATGTTGCTACCCCTGCTATGAATAAAACAGACATTgccttggagaaaaaagaagaagctttGAGGCTGTTATATGAGATATGTCCGCATATTCAATTTGgtcattttgtggccaattgcTCAATATTGGAAGCCTTTGAGGGAGAGAGTTTCATTCATGTGGTTGATTTAGGTATGAGTCTTGGTTTGCCTCATTGTCAACAATGGCGTCGTCTTATTCAGAATCTTGCTAATCGCCCCGGCCCACCCCCACATCGCCTTAGGATCACTGCTGTTGGACAAAATATCGAGAAATTTGAAATTATTGGAGATGAGCTTGAGGCCTATGCTAGAACTTTTAGTATCAATTTGGAGTTCTCAGCTGTGGAAAGCAATTTGGAAAACCTCAAGCCAAAGGACATTAAAGTATATGATGGAGAGGTCCTCGTGGTTAACAGCATTCTTCAGCTCCATTGCGTGGTGAAGGAAAGCCGTGGGGCCCTCAACTCCGTTCTGCAGGTTGTTCATGAACTTTCTCCCAAGATTCTAGTACTCGTGGAGCAAGACTCGAGCCACAACGGACCCTTTTTTCTTGGGAGGTTCATGGAAGCGCTGCATTATTATTCTGCTATTTTCGACTCCCTTGATGTCATGCTGCCTAAGTATGACACAAGGCGAGCGAAGATAGAGCAATTTTACTTTGCAGAGGAGATTAAGAATATTGTGAGTTGTGAAGGACCAGCAAGGGTGGAAAGGCACGAGAGAGTGGACCAATGGCGTAGGAGGATGAGCCGAGCAGGTTTTCAAGCAGCGCCTATTAAGATGGTGTCGCAAGCCAAGCAATGGTTAGCTAAAGTGAATGCATATGAAGGATTCACCATCACAGAAGAGAAGGGTTGTTTGGTTCTTGGATGGAAATCAAAGCCTATTGTGGCTGCCTCTTGCTGGAAATGCTGA
- the LOC132056080 gene encoding small ribosomal subunit protein bS21c-like isoform X2, translating into MALSLSASLFDPWLNNQHHTNSLPKPVQLNTVSTVPFCVPSLSITVSPVTPITPTPKLDKDKSDHSYNHLFPSLSFSNILFFKSAYNVQVIPGENEPEEKLIGRFRREVLRAGVIQESKRRRFFESTQEKKKRKSRDAARRNRKRNHFEDVGPLVAK; encoded by the exons ATGGCCCTTTCTCTGTCAGCATCCTTGTTCGACCCTTGGCTCAACAACCAACATCATACAAACTCCCTTCCCAAACCTGTGCAACTCAATACTGTTTCAACCGTCCCTTTCTGTGTTCCATCTCTCTCGATTACAGTGTCACCTGTAACTCCTATAACCCCAACACCAAAACTCGACAAAGACAAGTCTGATCACTCTTACAACCATCTGTTCCCTTCACTTTCATTTTCCAatattctcttctttaaatcAGCATATAATGTTCAGGTTATACCTGGGGAAAATGAGCCTGAAGAGAAGCTCATTGGCCGCTTTCGTAGAGAGGTTCTCAGGGCTGGAGTTATCCAAGAAAGTAAGCGCCGAAGATTCTTTGAATCAACtcaggaaaaaaagaaaagaaagtctCGTGATGCTGCCAGACGAAACCGCAAAAG AAATCATTTTGAAGATGTTGGACCTCTTGTTGCAAAGTAG
- the LOC132056079 gene encoding uncharacterized protein LOC132056079, with protein MLFHFDLKEFQEKVSTQLRPWQRSFQFWVRAADIYTGYKVFQVRASLEKNVQKQEVMWEKQHEVAADKIYSMCSELGGFFLKVAQIVGKPDLAPAAWVKRLVTLCDQAPATPYNVIRAVLEKELGQSIEELFEYFDKDPLGSASIAQVHRARLRGDKNDVVVKVQHPGVQELMMTDIRNLQAFALYIQKTDVKFDLLSVTKEMEKQISYEFNFVREAEAMARIRHFLCQNNKKSPVRVPHLIGDMVSRRVLVMEYIDGIPILKLGDEMAKRGIQPDGKLAAAAKQNILKNLSLAYGQMILKSGFFHADPHPGNILICKGSEVALLDYGQVKDLPDELRLGYAKLVLAIADNDPLRASESYRDLGIETLSKCENEQKEMLRLAQTMFDTKLPPGVTMLQPFAEESSIKKIAVKAFPEELFSVLRTVHLLRGLSVGLGMNFSCAEQWRPIAEEVLYVAGRLTAKDLKQLRRRGASRRRFWRR; from the exons ATGCTTTTCCATTTTGATCTgaaagaatttcaagaaaaggtctCTACTCAGCTCCGACCTTGGCAACGCTCTTTTCAGTTCTGGGTTCGCGCTGCTGATATTTATACTGGTTATAAA GTATTTCAGGTAAGAGCAAGTCTGGAGAAGAATGTGCAGAAACAGGAGGTAATGTGGGAGAAGCAGCATGAAGTTGCTGCTGACAAGATATATAGTATGTGTTCTGAGCTTGGTGGGTTTTTCCTCAAG GTTGCCCAAATAGTTGGGAAGCCAGACTTGGCGCCTGCTGCATGGGTAAAAAGGCTTGTTACTCTATGTGATCAAGCACCAGCTACACCATACAATGTGATTAGGGCAGTGCTTGAGAAGGAGTTGGGTCAAAGTATTGAagaattgtttgaatattttgacaAGGATCCACTAGGCTCTGCTTCAATTGCTCAG GTTCATCGAGCAAGACTCAGAGGTGACAAGAATGATGTTGTCGTCAAG GTCCAACATCCTGGAGTTCAGGAATTGATGATGACTGATATCCGCAACTTGCAAGCCTTTGCTTTATATATTCAAAAGACAGATGTCAAGTTTGATCTGTTGTCTGTTACCAAGGAAATGGAGAAACAG ATTAGCTATGAATTCAACTTTGTGAGGGAGGCTGAAGCTATGGCAAGAATTCGGCATTTCCTTTGCCAGAATAACAAAAAGTCCCCTGTTCGGGTACCTCATTTGATAGGAGACATGGTCAGCAG GAGGGTTCTAGTGATGGAATACATTGACGGCATACCCATTTTGAAGCTAGGAGATGAAATGGCAAAGAGAGGCATTCAACCTGATGGCAAATTAGCGGCAGCTGCAAAACA GAATATCCTTAAAAATTTGTCACTAGCTTATGGACAAATGATACTCAAGAGTGGTTTCTTCCATGCAGATCCTCATCCGGGAAACATTCTGATCTGTAAAGGTTCTGAG GTTGCATTGCTTGATTATGGGCAAGTGAAGGATCTACCTGATGAACTGAGACTTGGATATGCTAAGTTGGTTCTTGCGATTGCCGATAATGACCCTTTAAGGGCATCAGAGAGCTACAG GGATCTTGGTATTGAGACCTTGAGTAAATGCGAGAATGAACAAAAAGAAATGCTTAGGCTGGCACAAacaatgtttgacacaaaattACCGCCTGGAGTTACGATGCTGCAACCTTTCGCAGAAGAatcttcaataaaaaaaattgctgTTAAG GCCTTTCCAGAGGAACTGTTTTCTGTTCTCCGTACAGTGCATCTCCTGAGAGGGCTTAGTGTTGGTCTGGGAATGAATTTTTCATGCGCCGAGCAGTGGAGACCCATTGCTGAAGAAGTTCTGTATGTTGCAGGAAGACTTACAG CTAAAGATCTGAAGCAACTACGTAGACGCGGAGCTTCTAGAAgaagattttggagaagataa
- the LOC132056080 gene encoding small ribosomal subunit protein bS21c-like isoform X1 has product MALSLSASLFDPWLNNQHHTNSLPKPVQLNTVSTVPFCVPSLSITVSPVTPITPTPKLDKDKSDHSYNHLFPSLSFSNILFFKSAYNVQVIPGENEPEEKLIGRFRREVLRAGVIQESKRRRFFESTQEKKKRKSRDAARRNRKRRPLPKALLGDTQETLKDEGYKSDEDKWDLINVEPPYT; this is encoded by the exons ATGGCCCTTTCTCTGTCAGCATCCTTGTTCGACCCTTGGCTCAACAACCAACATCATACAAACTCCCTTCCCAAACCTGTGCAACTCAATACTGTTTCAACCGTCCCTTTCTGTGTTCCATCTCTCTCGATTACAGTGTCACCTGTAACTCCTATAACCCCAACACCAAAACTCGACAAAGACAAGTCTGATCACTCTTACAACCATCTGTTCCCTTCACTTTCATTTTCCAatattctcttctttaaatcAGCATATAATGTTCAGGTTATACCTGGGGAAAATGAGCCTGAAGAGAAGCTCATTGGCCGCTTTCGTAGAGAGGTTCTCAGGGCTGGAGTTATCCAAGAAAGTAAGCGCCGAAGATTCTTTGAATCAACtcaggaaaaaaagaaaagaaagtctCGTGATGCTGCCAGACGAAACCGCAAAAG AAGGCCTTTACCAAAAGCTCTACTAGGGGATACACAGGAAACTTTGAAGGATGAGGGGTATAAATCTGATGAAGATAAGTGGGACCTCATTAATGTAGAACCACCCTATACTTGA